AGATCCAGTACTTCCTTCTCCAGGGTCTTCCCAACCCCCAAGGAGCTGGACTTGAGCCACGCCTCAACGGGGCTGGGGAGGGTCAGTTTCTGCTGTGGGTTGAATGCGGGTGCTTTCTCCAATACGGGGAAGGTGGTCAGCACAGAATGGCCAGACTTCTGGGAGCTGCCTGCTGCAGTAACAACCATGTCATTAGTGATAGGAATCGGAAACCAAGTCCACTAATGATTATCGGAGGACTTGTGATTGATTATAGATTATAATCCAAAAAAAATACACTTTTAatgtaatcaccaattttaCTTATTTTATTCATTCTGACTCTCAACTAACGTTCTACTCACAAATTATTCTGTACACATAAATACAACAAATCTTTATCAGTATATGTCATTACATTCACGCTAGTTGTAAAATTTATTCATAAACAGCTTACAGTAATATTCATGTGAAACCATAAATAAATGCAGATAGCTCTCTATGTTGCTGAGCGCCtgtttttttcatgaaagtttgacaaatttaatggttagtttactaaaacaacaaaattctgattgTTCAAATATATGCCTTTCACAAtcttattaaaatctaaatattttagatatttaaatacttaccttaccataggtcttatgcatattacctcaagcttcgctagaagagatcagacagtcgttgattcgccattccctagatggctacctcatgtaatctacgaatgtagtcacggaagtgacgtgatctccccactcgcgcaagcgcgaacaatccaaaattcacttttactggcaacaggaaggtccgaagagtccagagtggggaggagcatccagcgttgggagggagtcaccgccctatggtaaggtaagtatttaaatatctaaaatatttagattttaataaatttttaacttaccttaccataggtcttatgcatatggcttcgacagatggatggtggtgtggactccggaggaccatccctcagcaaccagtgcacatgcattaggagaacctgggagaccaatgccaacagtcacaggacaaacctggaagcaggacaaagagtaacccaagggaactccaaagaaaaaccgacgcaccctgagggtgaggttaatcttaagaccaacggtaagtaacagtgttattacctaatgggcggacaTCCGGGTAAGTTGCTGGGCAACCACCAACGGACTGAAAGACTGtagtccctccatgtcctcaactgccaagtccctcaggaagtgggaagcgaaggcagtagacgacgacttccaaaagcagccttccatagtttgtggcactgtgcaatttctatggagggccatggtagatgccaacgctctgatctcgtgtgggttgtCCGCCACCGGATGAGGTAGACGCTTGGCATCAAAAGCCGCCAGGATCGTAGATCGAAGCCATAAggcgactgtgttcctgttcacctccccttgcaggtagtcgaaagcgggatgaacagtcttttaggggaacgtctcttagaagccaacttccggatgcaacatctgagggctctaacgagacacagcagctccccctccatgtcctcaactgccaagtccctcaggtagtgggaaacgaaggcagtagacgacgacttccaaaagcagccttccatagtttgtggcactgtgcaatttctatggagggccatggtagacgccaacgctctgatctcgtgtgggttgtTCGCCACTGGATGAGGTAGACGCTTGGCATCAAAAGCCGCCAGGATCATAGATCGAAGCCATAAGgtgactgtgttcctgttcacctcccctttgcaggtagtcgaaagcgggatgaacagtcttttaggggaacgtctcttagaagccaacttccggatgtaacatctgagggctctaacgagacacagcagctcctcctccaagtcatgtTGTCCCAAGACTGCAGATGACAGAGGAATGGAGAACAGCCTGTCTGGCTGTCCAGGGAGCTGATTCCTGGCCACAAAATCTCACAGGAGACCCAAGTGGGCTGGTCCATGCCTCGACTGATCCAAGCGAACCTGCGTGACGTCCAGGGCATGAATTTCACTAGCTCTATCTGCGGTAGCTAACGCTAGAATGAAGACCGTCCCAAATACATGAAGGAGGCTTCCTCTAAAGGCTTATACGGAGGTCCTCTAAGATGTTGTAGGACGATGTTGAGGTCCCAAACTGGAGGACGAAGCTTAACTTTCCGGTCCTCCAATTTGCAGGCCTAGAGTAGCGCAATAGGATCTGGTACCttggaaatctgtttatctGCTTTAATCGAATAGAGTTCAAAGCCGACAGATAAGTCCCCAAGGTACTGCCTCTAAGATGCTTGCAATTATGCAGGAACAGGAGGAAGTTCGCTAAAtactgtggagaagctgtcataGGGTCTTGTGATCTTTGAGCGCAAAAACTCtcaaatgagcgccacttgtcGTCATATAAGGACCTAGTGGACATTCGATGCGTACAAAGCTAGGACGCTTGCCGCGCACGAGGAGTAGCCCTTAACTCTTATTGccttctgcagatgacccaacTGTGAAGATGAAATCTCAGTGGGTCCGGATGCAGCTGCCGACTGTGCGGATGTCGAAGCAGACGTAACTAATCTGGGAGCTGGTATGACTCTCTGCTGGCGAGGAACCAtggcctggctggccaccaaggtgcgaccaaaagcatTCGCAGGATCGTGTCGATCGCCCACGCCTGCAGGTccataaagtgactgagtggaaaCCCTGTGTTCCAGGGTGATTAATttcgccacttgagatgagtaccccttggccctcaagaCTATCACAGATGGTCCAGGCGCAAAGATGAAACCGTGACGGATCCAGGTGCAGTGTCCAATTGTGAGGATGGTACAACAATTGGTCCCACTCTGGAAGCCGATTATTTGAAACGTCTCTCGACACAACATATTCTTTGTTGGAGATAGACGTAGGGGGCaagataaggcgtctgccatgaagatgcaggctcctggtatgtgagataCTTTTATTTGGAGGATCAGACTCGACCACGTCGAAGGGTAGAAACGACAAGTGTAGTAGAGGTCGAGGCCTCCTTGACCCTTGTTACCTAGAGGGCTACTATTGAGTTGACCgtatggatcatcagtagcttgtctctcggtgCTGTCAACCAACAATAGACATGCATCACCGCTTTTATCTTCAACTGGGTGATGTGAAGAGATAGAGCTCCACTCCCccagaatcctgctgcaacctccttgactagataggcactcAATCCTGGTAGAGACGTGTCAacctaaagatggttgttgaatgacggCTCTAATATCCAAGTTCCAAACATTGACCAGCGAGTCTACCACTGGTGGGGAGTCAAGACGTCCAATGTCGTAAACCTGTCTTGAAATCATGATCAAGAAAACGCTGTCATAGACGTAAGAGTagacgtctacgtctgatcatatcctaaggtgacgtgagcaaatcgagtagacattatcactgacatagtgataacggACAGAGTACAGCTTGCTTTTAACATCGCCTTGAACTTCGACCCCCGAACCTGAGACGGcgatgtgatgaatcaaatcccgcGGAGTTAGTTGAAGCTGACTTAACAGCCTGATAATGAAGTACAACTCTCTCAAGATAAGCTTGTATGCCATAAAAATGCGTCATTCTTCGACTTCAGAACAACCACGCTGtacattatgaatgtgttgacatttcaagaaGTCTACTTATAACTGGCCgtctgtccgatcagaaactgccatacatCGCTGCACGCCTCCTGATAAGCAGCGTTGAGACTACTGTTAGAGGATTTCTATGCCGACTAGAGAAATCCAATGccgctgtagactgctagtctagagtgtaaacgacatctttccattgtaaaatgactgtaagtcactgcagacaacttccttacactagaatcataacaacacattctgcgcagggcgttgtcCCTCGATGACCAATCAAATTGTAGATGTAACGACCCTGGGATCCTTTGCAGGGTGTTGTCTCTCGGGcaccaatcaaaatgtagacgtgacgtcatcggtgtagcaggtaactgatcatcatgaaatcttgtaaacGGTGATACCCTGCTAGCCTATAGGCTTGAccgtaaccatgctgtttgCGAGCACGTGTCCAAATGAGTAAAGCGCGCGAAAACCCTTCCGCCGCTTGAAACTGACGTAGacaaattgtttttcagataGATGTGTTGGAATTTTCCCCGAAGATAAATGCCGTACTCTCTTGTAATAAGAGGTGTAGTTAGGCGTGTCACTTTGTTGTTGTCTCGAAAAATCTTCGTGACGAAATGAGTAAAGCacgtgaaagaaaactttctccgcttgaagtatatgtagacaaattgtaacGTAAGGATCTACGGGGATGCGACCAGTCCCTCCCACCTACCGGCGTAGGAATATTTGGTACGGTGATCGATCCTCGAGGCGTTGTCTTCAGACAAGTCCATCGCCGCCGCCGAGGTAGCTGACGCCAGCGCAGACAACGGCTTAAGCATCCGCTTGAGTTCAGTCTCAATGGTCACCTGCTTAGAATCCTGCACTCTATGAGAGAGCCGCGAGGAGCCCAATAACCGCTACAGAGATACAACCAAGACAGCCACGCTGCCCGCGAAAACCAGGCTGTCCatcttgtaatctgacttcCTCGACTTACACGCTTAGAAATTCGGATTAGTTGACAATTTCGCATAGACCGCATGTAATACAACCATGGCGTCCGCCACATAGGATGAGGCGGGATGAGTAGTTCCGGTGATAAATGAATTGCTGCAGGGTTGCTGGAATCAGCCGAAGGCGAAGGGCAGTCCGGtaacctgtcagcaatccactcgaAGACGACTGATAAGGGTAGTCAAGTGCCATCACCATCTCCGTCGCCTCCTACTTCCTCGTCGAAGTCCGGGCAAAAACCTCCCAGGACATGGAATTCGAATCACGCCGCAGTGTAAGAGACGGAGTCGATGCATGAACAGTAGATTCCTTGGACGGGATCCAAGGTGGTTCCGGTGACCGCAAACGCCGAGTTCTAGAGGAACGTCGAGGTGATATGGACTGGGAGAGCAAGTAACATCTTCACCTGGTAGTAAAGCGAGAGTCCACATTCAAAGGGCGTCGCGGGGACCGAGAACTCCGACAAAGACTACTGTGGAGGGTACAGGATCACCGACTCCCAGGGAACCTGGAGCGCGATCTGCGCCGAGAGCTCTCTGCCTCCAAGCGCCGAGCGCGCGCTTCATCCAACTGTCGTTGCAAAACCTCTTCCCTGGACAACGTATGTAACACCCTGGGTATACGGTAAGACGCAGGTGTCGGGACAGGCGCTGACGTAGACATAGacgctggcgtaggcataggtACTGGCGcaggcataggcgctggcgtaagcGCTGGCGCAGGCACAGGCGCTGGCGTAAGCGCCGGCGTAGGCTTAGGCGCTGGCGCAGACATAGGTGCTGGCGTAAGCACAGGCGCTGGTGTCGAGACAGACGCTGGCATCGCAGCAGCACCGGGCGTGAGGAGGGAGCGCAGGAACCTCTGGACCTCCGGATGAGACAAGCCTCCGGACGAATCAAGATCCACGATGGAATCCGAGCGAGGTGGTTCCGGGGACAAACGTACAGGCGTCATGGACGAACGCCCCATCCCAGGCGTCGGCACAGGCGCTGAAGGCGGTTGTAAGTCAGGGTCGTCCGGCAGAGATCCCAACGACGACGCTGGAGACGACAACCTTCTCTTCCGTTGTGAAAAATGCTTCCTCTTAGCCGCAAAAGAAGCCTTGAAACCAGCAACCAACAACGCCTCGCAGCACTGGCAGCGTCCGTCAAAAGAGCAGGCcagagacgcacaatccgggcaCCAAGGGTGGGGAAATTCGCCGATTCCTGCCCCTAGCAGACGGTGCTAAACTGGCGAGACATACACAGTTAAGTgcaacatacaaaacaaaacaatgcgtTGAAACCAACGCTAGGCGGTAGAAAAAACACCCCTATACCAGAAATGCAGCACCAACGCACCCCCACTATAAAGTAGGCACGCCCGTAAGCTCGTGACAGCAAAGGGCAAACAACCAAAAGGGTTGCCTGCGTACATCGCAACGTGGCacgaaaaaacatataaatgcagtgaaacctggcaaaaatactaatcgacatggaaaaccacatggagggagaaaaccagcaagatataatacccccacggacgccatgccgcactcacacacgacgcgggcgaacccaccccgaagtgagagaaaaaacaacacgaggtagcaaagtaagtgcagttaaaagataacttaccttaacacgcacacctaagggatacaaaccatacctacccgtgaggaaacaactttattgaaccacaaagtaggtaaactaagcgaaccaaaaacgtccgaacagacgaacgctagaagtaaaagtgaattttggattgttcgcgcttgcgcgagtggggagatcacgtcacttccgtgactacattcgtagattacatgaggtagccatctagggaatggcgaatcaacgactgtctgatctcttctagcgaagcttgaggtaatatgcataagacctatggtaaggtaagttaaaaataagGTTTTTCCTCTTTGCCATCACTTAACTGTTAGGTGATGAACACAACAGAAATGCCAACTGTAATTTAGCCATACTGGAATATAGATATTCAAGAGAGACTTGTTAATACGACTGAACTTATCTAACTCACTATTAAGTATCCACATTTCACTtgatactgaataaaatgttgaaatttaTTGCGTATGGTATGTATGCTTATTGATGATTAAatttaataatttttttttgtgtgcatatttttactgCTATCCTAGGCTCGTATTTTGTGTTGGGTCGGCATCTCTGAATAATCAGACTTAAAGTACGATTGACTAGATCAATAACCTGTGTAACTGTCAGCGATGAAGTCACATAGTATAAGCATGAAATTTCACTGAGCAAATACATGCACTAAAAAGCTCTCATAGTGTTTGTAAATCTCAAGACAAAACTTTCCGAATGTCTACAACAACACAGAGGTCAAGCTTACCGTCTCTGTCAATGATCTCAAAATCTTCATCCTCCAAGTCAGTAAACTGCTTGATCTGAGAGAGCCAGTTCTGGATGCTTGCATCACCAGACAGCTCACCACGGGTGTCCTGGGTTACAGAGGATGTCTCACTGCGACGGAGCCAGTCAGACGTGTTGGGGCTCAGGGATGGAAAGGAGAACCTTGGCGCAGATGTAGATGATGTTGTCACCGTAGAGGGACGACAAAGCCAGTCCTCTGGCCGCTTTGACAACTTGGGGATGTTGACGCTTATCTGGCAAGAAGAGACACAGGAATGTAAActatagaaaaacaaaaaatatttttacactTTCCATGATCATCAAATGACTACAGTAGACATGACAGGGAATCGCTGAAGTGCATGTGACGTAGTCACAAAACACTCCATCACGTAGCAAGATAAAATAGCAGCTTCACCATCCCAATGATTCACTGTAATAGTCATCATTATGTGACCTCTAACCCTGGTCTGATGCACATGGTCTTGTGCCTCTTAACCTTTCATTCACTTCCAATGGATACCTTCAGTTAAGCAATGAACAAAAATGCTTCTTAGTTTCCTTCCATATCCCCAAATCACTGACTGATTGGTATAACACCTTTGAGAAGAAGTATTAAGCAACTTAATAGTTCCGCTCTGGATGCTGACGGCAAACAAAGGCACAAGCCATGagaacagtgtgtgaaataaggCCGAGGCAACAAATAAGACAACCTGAGCCGTCTAAATTACCAGCTAGCCAGCTCGATCTGGTTTCAGATGTCCCTTACATCTAGTAAATTCACCATTTCTTAGTGTCTGGTCTAATACACTTTGGGCTAGTAACATTTGCACTGACATGAGTTAAGTCCCTTGAATTAAGTCTCTTAAAACAAGTCACATGCTCTCCTTCCAAAAAGACTGCATGTGAAAACTTACATTGCTGCTGGCAGTCCTGGCCCGGTTGACCTCCTCCACAGTCTTGTAGAAGACATGGTGGTCTGCATCCTCGTACTCCTCAAAGTGACGAGGCAGACAAGTGGAAGGGTGTCCAGGAGCAACAAAGGCACTCTGTAGTGGGAAGCCTGACGCATCGACACGACCATAGTTGAGGATCGTTTCTCGCAGAGTTGACTGGTCGGCCCGGAAGGTGATATAGGGGCTCTCCTCTGGCTTCAGGTCAGAGATATCAAGTCTGtaataacaaaatcattttgTCTCAAAAGGAACACAAAATTATCATTCCAAGTAACATGTTATACTAATAAGACCCTTGGCTTTATTGTCTATCAAACCTTGTTGATGAGAACTTCTCAGTTCTCAAATAAGGCTTCATTTTTCACATTGTCCACATGATTTGCATATCCAATGCCTTAAGTCTAAATCATGGAGATCATATAGACCCATGTCATTATGATTTCAGAGGTTAAGTTATGTGTGAAAATGTCACTCACTTATCCAAGGCTTCAATCAGTCTACTGTCCAGgccatcatcttcatcagccAGGCCAAGAGAACTCTGCAGGACTCCCAGGGCCTTGTTCAGTCGGACCTGTTGTTGGTGAAGGACCTCCTCCTTGGTACTCACCACCAGGTCAACCTGGCTTAGCAGCCATACCTCCCTGTTCCTCAGGGCCTCCAGGTGCCGGCTAATAGACGTGTGAATCTGGGATTTGATCTGGAGAACAAGAGCAGGCTTGGTTACCAGTCAATTATAAACTAGCATCACAAAACCAACACATAACATTTTGTTGGTAGGTTGAAAGACAAACTGGTTTCTTTGTAAAGAAATTTAATTCCTATTCATTTGATGTTCAATAACAGAAATCTTCTAAGACAGAAATTAACCAAAAATATTCTGGATATCCCCATTGCCTGCTTAACTAATAGATGTGTAAACAAGTTGGAGCAAAAACATTGCTTCAATACAAAGATGAcaatactgattaataaactACAAATTAGGAACCATTCTTGAGGAGCAAGTATCAAACAGTCTGATATTTTTTACCTCGCCAGCATTGTAGCTGAGGTGTTTGATGATAGAATTCACATGTTTAATAGCTGATTCCAGCTGCGCAATCTTCTCCTGTGTCTTCTCTGTCATCGTGGCAGCAGTCAACACTAGGTGTGTGTGATCTGTCAACACAATTCAAATTTGTGGTGAGCACGACAGACAATTCCCACACTACATTTGTTCCACACATGAAATTGTGAACATGTTTAATGcttcactcagcagtattcctagACTGATTCTTTGTGcctgaatgtatataattttgacagtaacaaatacACCCTGTTATTTGGAAAAGGGcccaagggagaccagagatttaGAATCTGGGAAAATCTAGGCATGCTTTATTTAGATCTTTAGCATTGCATGGAGGGCAGGCTACAGggcaaaataatatggttcagggactgtgaggtgAACTACAGACATTGCAGTGATAAATATCACTAGAAACAAATCAAGACATCTGGGCAGTATGACAAGCAATAAACTGAACAATACATAAAACCATGCAATCCATTTTGTTGTTTCGATGACCAGTTTCCCATGGAAGGAGAAgtaaatcagtgagtgagtctgcATGAAGGCTGGTCTGAACTGTACCCTGGTCATATCACAGCATATCACCTTACTCTGTGTAGACATTTCAAAGTGAAGCATGTTTAAGGCATTTTCCACTTTGATGGGACACACGAGCATGGCAAGGGTGCTGCCAAATCAGGACACATAATCAGAGCAAACTAAAATTCAAACCAACTACAGTCCATTTGGGTTCAAATGGAAATGATGAATTATTAAGTAACTCGAAATAGGGATAagtacacaaaacaaacaagacacaTGGTCCTGAAATGCCAGTACCTTATAGGAAATGAAATGACATTTTACAATCGATCACAGAAAAAGTAGTTAAGAAACCATCATGTGAAAAAATGTGTTATTTCAAGTTTTACACCAACAGGTGACACCTGGTGGAACCATGTTGCCTGATTCCTGCCCAGTACTGGTTGGGGAACATCTCATCTTGTCTGTGCTCAGATGCACCAGAAGGGCGTGCTAGCACTTTTCCACCAGCTTTCTGTCACCCCTTGGTGTGAAGCGTGAAGATAACACAACACCTCCTGGTGGAGAGAATATCCAGGCAGCCCGACTCAAAATTTACCCGCCACAGGCAGTCCATTATTTCGATCACTGATTCAAACTCAGAGTTTCAGAATTTACCAAGGGATGCAACTATGCACAACCAACTGATAAATCCAAGGCATATGGGCCATCAAGAGGAATTAATATTAGACTTGGCTGAATGGAAACAGTAGCATACATGTTGTAAGACAACTGGGTACTTAAAGTGAGAATGCAAGTGAAAGTTCACAGTGGAGTAATAAATATCCAGGACCAGGATAACCACAAAAGTTTGGAACTATCATCACCACCAGTATGACAGACAATCACTTTCTATCTATCTCTATCACACTGGTCAGGATCAAGTAAACAACGTCAAATGAAGTACAGACATTCACACAGATGttagttgaaaaaaaaaaaaaaaccttaCTTTTTTCATTATTCCAGGATTTGCAATAAACTAAAACGAAACCTCTTTAGTTTTTGTACATCACCTGATAAAGAGACAGTGGTGATAAACAAGGAACACTTTGTGTTGCTGTTCAAATTCGTTGCTATTTAACAATGCAAGTAACAAAGAATCTACTGCAAATGATGATAAGAGATTGGACACTTGGTGCCCTCAGAAACTTCAATGGCTAATTTAATGAAATGGACTTCCCTTTTTTTTATTGCACAACGTTTTGACTGCCAAGACAACAACATACGTATATAAAGACATCCACAAAATAACATGACAACAGCCTTAGTACTCAATTGTCCTCACAAATAATACAACACAAGCTGCACATTGAAGGGTGTGAATCTGGACTGCTATCATGGTTATGGGTGTTGTGATGTGACTGAATACGGGTACCTGTGAACATAGTCGCATATGATATGTGTACCCCATCCCGTGTCCCTAGAGGCGTGATGTAAATTGTAAAGATTTTACAATTACACATCCGAATCGGGATCACTTGACCGAGAATAATTTATGATAAATAGTCTTGTTAGACAATTAAGTCAACCACACAGAGATCTACTTGAAAATGTGAGGATTCTCACCAACTGGAAATTGAAATAGGTAAAGAATAGGTTTGAAGTTCAAAAGAACACAGGCACAATGAATTTATCTTTCGAAGGTCAAGGCCAGCCACCATTTCAAGATTCACGATTTGCACGTAGATCTACGACACTTCAACCGTACGTGAAACCGTATGAGTTGTTTGTTACGCTTTACAAAAACATAGGCATAAATATTTATTAGCTAAGCGACTGATACTTAGAACATATACAGACAGGAGACTATCCTGTGAGATCACGTTTCTATATGACACGTGATGGTATATCATGCAAATGGTGAATGCACCGGTAATGTCGGCCGTCTTCAGTGTTCAGTAAATCTTTACAGCACATGGCTAAATGGCCGAGGattaaacagaaaaatatttaacaatgtATGATGTAATATTTGATCGATAGCGAAATGTTCGAGAAACACTCACCAACGATTCGCGTCTAACTCTCCGAATTGTCATCTAATCCTCATTGTAAATACAGCCGAGTACTCGTTATAAATAGACCCTGAGTGGGTCTGTCCCAGATTTagccaatcaaattcattgtgAGAAACACGCACTTGTCAATCTGTGTAAAGTTAAATCTCATTGGACGTTGCCATATCAGTCACGACATTCCTGCGACCAAAGTTGACATTTGCACATGACAGATAAGTAACGAGTCTCAAAATAACAGGTAAAATATTCACATCACATACACATATGAGAATGTTAaaagtatatattatataagcTGGCATAACAAAATCGCAACCCTGACATTTTCATAGACATCTGTAATTCAGATTATTCAGATCAGGTGCACAAAGCACACTTATGCCAGGATACACATATTTAGTCAAGTGACTTGAAATATACCTGTAGACGTGACATTGCATGTGCGTGTGAAATATACCCTATCTACGAGTACCTCGGCATGGATTTAGGAGATAGACAGACATAATTTACTACTAATAAATGTGACGCTTGTGTGTGAAATGGagaaaccagagaccatataatagattatatggtctctggagAAACTAGCAACACAAGACTCACTTCTGTCATTACCTTATGCCAAAGTTTGACCCTCAAGATTTCCTCAAGTGGCAGTTTTAGACGTTGGAAGTCAGATAGAACAAGAATATATGGGTGACAACGTCCTTAAATCAAGAAGACAACGTTTCGATACTGCTTCTGGTATCGTTTGAAAATGATACAAGAATATACATATGTTAAAACTTCATACTCTTAAGAAACTTCATGCTCTTGAAATGAAGTCGTGATCCTTATTTACTTGTTCTATCAATACAAAAGCCATTTTTATATTTTGCAAGTCACATGTTATAGTGTACATAAATCAAATGTTTAGTTTCTGTAATTGCATTAATGCATTATACAAagacaatgtttcagtttcacacAGGGCAATAATAACAATGGCAGACTGTAAACCAAAATTAGAGCAGGCAGCATTAAGCAATATCTCTCTCATCCTCACCTTCATCTCTCACAGTTTTTACAGTTTCATAATGTGATtttatacctctgaatgactttgattaaccaagtcatggta
The nucleotide sequence above comes from Haliotis asinina isolate JCU_RB_2024 chromosome 5, JCU_Hal_asi_v2, whole genome shotgun sequence. Encoded proteins:
- the LOC137285005 gene encoding nuclear receptor coactivator 4-like isoform X4 produces the protein MTEKTQEKIAQLESAIKHVNSIIKHLSYNAGEIKSQIHTSISRHLEALRNREVWLLSQVDLVVSTKEEVLHQQQVRLNKALGVLQSSLGLADEDDGLDSRLIEALDKLDISDLKPEESPYITFRADQSTLRETILNYGRVDASGFPLQSAFVAPGHPSTCLPRHFEEYEDADHHVFYKTVEEVNRARTASSNISVNIPKLSKRPEDWLCRPSTVTTSSTSAPRFSFPSLSPNTSDWLRRSETSSVTQDTRGELSGDASIQNWLSQIKQFTDLEDEDFEIIDRDGSSQKSGHSVLTTFPVLEKAPAFNPQQKLTLPSPVEAWLKSSSLGVGKTLEKEVLDLFRHIPSDQDCWLISDAKKQSDTCTDCLCSTKSVEIENLGNMPCSSQSMFERYFRDVSKDTIHWLKKSSNEDQTVPSTMCKANEPCGSFSECLSQPNCAFNFTRFDLSPKKWLNVASSKPKLSPLPEIEGFARYLKSLDSEKEQWLKGSGGELEENSEEERFPMFDCISSNPDDWLKEKQPGRNKNSPSITGMNFEFKHGKEDRNMWLKVTGTQPALSTTPVGPCPVWDTVYSYVNKKSQSDWLMKSDNEDKDNGDEKEKTDTWLLTTQPTESQSDMFTKFTAGLGEWLFSQKL
- the LOC137285005 gene encoding nuclear receptor coactivator 4-like isoform X2, translated to MCNCKIFTIYITPLGTRDGVHISYATMFTDHTHLVLTAATMTEKTQEKIAQLESAIKHVNSIIKHLSYNAGEIKSQIHTSISRHLEALRNREVWLLSQVDLVVSTKEEVLHQQQVRLNKALGVLQSSLGLADEDDGLDSRLIEALDKLDISDLKPEESPYITFRADQSTLRETILNYGRVDASGFPLQSAFVAPGHPSTCLPRHFEEYEDADHHVFYKTVEEVNRARTASSNISVNIPKLSKRPEDWLCRPSTVTTSSTSAPRFSFPSLSPNTSDWLRRSETSSVTQDTRGELSGDASIQNWLSQIKQFTDLEDEDFEIIDRDGSSQKSGHSVLTTFPVLEKAPAFNPQQKLTLPSPVEAWLKSSSLGVGKTLEKEVLDLFRHIPSDQDCWLISDAKKQSDTCTDCLCSTKSVEIENLGNMPCSSQSMFERYFRDVSKDTIHWLKKSSNEDQTVPSTMCKANEPCGSFSECLSQPNCAFNFTRFDLSPKKWLNVASSKPKLSPLPEIEGFARYLKSLDSEKEQWLKGSGGELEENSEEERFPMFDCISSNPDDWLKEKQPGRNKNSPSITGMNFEFKHGKEDRNMWLKVTGTQPALSTTPVGPCPVWDTVYSYVNKKSQSDWLMKSDNEDKDNGDEKEKTDTWLLTTQPTESQSDMFTKFTAGLGEWLFSQKL